The segment ttatctatgattctgcgtttttagttttttcgtatcctcaatattgtggatgcaacagattttcgtcctttgtgggggcggaagggggtggggcgaaatttggaaacAAATtggtctcggtccgatatattaggagtgtggataccaaatttggttactctagccttaatagtctctgagatttgtgaatatccccagattttcatcctttgcgggggcggaagggggtgttgcgaaattttgaaacaaactcgtctcggtccgatatattaggagtgtggataccaaatttggttgctctagcttttatagtctctaaAATccaggcgctaatgttttactctaagcaaagccggctatgctacgtgtgtgttagagagagacagggcgagaaaaaatgaaattgttttcttgatgctggctataaaaataatacgATCTTGTTCAAATTctgcaatctgatagatatggtcattatctatgattctgcgtttttagttttctcgaatgtgcaatattgtggatgcaacagaatttcgttctttgtgggggcggaagggggtgcggcgaaattctgagatatacgttttgtagtgagatctaacagaagtgcggataccaaatttggttactctagccttaatagtctctgagatttgtgaatatccccagattttcgtcctttgcgggggcggaagggggtgtggcgaaatttggacacgaaacggtcaaggtccgatagcacaggagtgtggataccaaatttggttgctctggctcttataggttctgagatccttgaactcatattttcaattggcaaaaccgaccatgaaacctgtgtgttagagagagacagagagagaaagaatgaaattgctttcttgattctggctataatcattatacgatctggttgagattttacactctaatAGATATAgccatcttctacgattctgcgtttttggttttatcgtatctttaaaaatgtggatgccacagattttcgtcctttgttggggcggaagtgggcggggcgaagttttgaaatatttttgcagcagtgacatatcacagaagtctggatccaaattgccaattgcaaaatatgagttcaaggatctcagaacctataatagccagagcaaccaaatttggtatccacactcctgtgatatcggaccttgaccgtttcgtgtccaaatttcgccacacccgcttccgcccacgcaaagaacgaaaatctggggcatccacaaatctcagagactattaagtctagagtaaccaaatttggtatccgcacttctgttagatctcactataaaacgtatatctcagaatttcgccccacccttttccgcccccacaaaggacgaaaatctgttgcatccacaatattgcacattcgagaaaacgcagcgcagcgcccgacgtcacgctcagactgattttctgtctctctcgcacgcactctttgtcgtgtcgttcaatattagcggcgtctgccggaggagagccatactgacttagtatcgggtataactgtagagttgcggtctccgtagcaactcacaacgttccccctcgtttctaaTTCGGATCTGAGTGAGAGACCACCTACCTCCAAAGTAAACATCCAAAAACCATTTAACGTGTGTTCGAATTATGCAAAAATGTGTTAGGCACGACGAGAAAACATTAAATTTGTTGAAATATTTATATGCGTGTTATTTTCTTCAATGTTTTTCCAATCATTATGAATATGTTTAAATGGGTTGGGTCACGTCAAGGCCAAGCCCCCTCGAGCTTCAAGCCCTGAAGCCCAAGCCGCAAGCCCAAAAAAGCCCTCATATGGCCATGTTTTAAAAATCAATTAGAGCCAAATGACAAATGTAACgacaccagcaacagcaacagcatcaggcAACAAGATCAAATCGTGTAATATGCCTCATTACAACATCATTTTGTACAGAAATATTTTCTGCTTCTCTCCCAATCCCCCAAAAAAGGTGTGGACTTTGGTTAAACGCTGTGTTTCGTGGCTATAGAAAAGCTCTGTATTAAAGTTTTAGATCATATTTAATATGTATTCATATCACTCGTTCAATCTTGGAACTCTCCGCATGGACCTGCATGGTTCAGAAAAAATGGAAGAAAAAACCGTACAGATCTGGCGGCAGAAACAGAAGTCAATGTTTCCTCCATCCATCTCTTCGCGAGCGAGTCGGCTGTCCCTTCGACTCTCCGAGAGTCAAGCGCTAGAAAGAGATTGCAAAGGTTTGACATGGATGGTCCTCGAAAGGGAGCATCTGTGGTGACGACATGCAAGGGCATGCAAGGCACTTGCATAGATTATTATGTGACAAGTTTCTTTGTATAAAAACGAGAGATATTCTCTGCTTTACAGAGAATAGCCCCATCAAATATTATCAGAATACCAGGACGGGAGCTATGAGTACTCCGTGCAAATATTAGATAGAACAAAATTATCGGTTTAGAAGAGTTCTCATTATTTTCGAGAAAAAACCTTGGCTTTATTCAAGCTACACTGAAACAAATCCTTTGGCGAAAGCCCCTTCCCTGCCAATCGGCTTGATGCTAGCGTTGTCGACGCTTATGATCGGGATCATAGTTGAGGACATCGAAGGTGAGGATCTTATAGAAGGATACCGACCAGTCGGTATCGCCCGAGCGCGGCACGATGCGGCCCGTTGGGGTCAGCGGTGCTGTGGCCGGATTGTGTGTAGATCTCGCCAGCGCATCAGTCGGAGGTGGTGGCACGAGACTCTTTGAGAGGGCTGCCTTGGGCGTGAGTGGGGCACTGAAGTGATGTGTGAAGGGGTAGCCCGACTGCGCCATGTGATCCTTCGTCTCAAAGTTGCGCCTCGCATCCTCGGTGTAGTCGCGCCGGAAGCGTATGAAGATCTCGGCAAAGACAATCCGATGCGGCACCGACACGACATCGCGAGGTGTCCTCAGCTCCCTGTCCATCCGGCGGACGAGCTCGTTCACCTCCACCACCTCCGAGGCGGAGTCAAAGTCCTTGGTGTTCCGCAGCCCCACAAAGAGCACATCGATGAAGGCGTACCTGCGGCCGAAGCTCTGGCGTCGGGCCACCTTCATGGGAATGGCGCGACGCAGGTGCTCCCTCTGGAAGCGGATCAACTGCAGCCGGTTGTCGTTGCGGGAGAGCAGCATGTCGCGGGTGATCTGCTGGAAGCCCACCGGCGTGGTGTACGTGCTCATCTTCTCGGGGCTCTGCTGCCGTATGATGTCCGTCACGACGATGGCCGCCTGCTTGGAGCCCTCGATGAATTCCGATTCATTGAATTCCGGATCCCACAGCCACCGGAGCTTCCACAGGTTGAATTTCGTCACCAGATACTTCCACGGATTGTGCAGATACACCAGCCGCGGGATGGCCTTCTTTCGCTGCTCGTGCTCCGCATGCTGGCGGTCCCAGTTGTGCAGGACCCGTTGCGGCACCGCTCCCGAGCCGGACGGATATCCGCTCTTCAGGTAAACATGGCCACAGTTACGTATAATTTTGGTGAACATCTTCTGGGCATTTTGTTCTGCAATTTTGAATGTGTGCGCCCCCAACCCAGTGAAAGCGGCACACGGAACTTTTCAAAGTATTTCCGTAATTTTAGTTTGAAGTTTCCGACAGTGTTTTTTAGAGTATATCGATCGAGAAAATGTGAAAACGAATTCAAAGCCCACCCACACAGAGATCgatctcctcctcctcttcctcatTCCCCCTCCCTCTCCCCATCCGCCAGCAGTTCCCAGGTAGCCGTCAAGCAGCTGCAAATCACATGTAAAGATCATAAAACATTATTCCACCGATACATAAATTATATTCGAACGAAAGAATGCGTGAGTGTGTGAGGGCTGTGTGGGCATTGGACTTTTCGACAAGTGGCTGGCCCTTGGCCCCTTGGACCCTGGGCCACTCTCACGCATACGCAAACGACATAAAAATGAACGGACAGACGGTTGTGGGGGGAAAATGTACGTACGAGTATAAAGAAATGAAAAACCACGAATGCAATTGTTGTGCCGCCTTTCCGCCGAATGAAGCGAAGCTCTCCGCCGGGAAGATGTGTATTTAAATGGCGCGGCGAATTTAATTATGTGTAAAGGCATTTAATGGAAAATTAAACACCAGTTAAAATCAGACAAAGGCCTACCAACAGCCAGGCGGAAATGTTGGTAATAAAATGGTGAAGAAAATGTTTCTCCAATGAGAAAAAGTACATAATCGAAATGTACGGCATTTTTATcatgtatttattttatttattaatttgttatatttttttttatattcatttcttattatacccgatactcaaaatgagtattggggtatattagatttgtggtaaaagtggatgtgtgtaacgtccaaaaggaatcgtttccgaccccataaagtatatatattcttgatcagcatcaatagccgagtcgattgagccatgtctgtctgtccgtctgtccgtctgtccgtccgtccgtctgtccgtccccttcagcgcctagtgctcaaagactataagagcgagagcaacgatgttttggatccagacttctgtgatatgtcactgctacaagaatatttcaaaactttgccccgcccacttccgcccccacaaagggcgaaaatctgtagcatccacaatttcgacgatacaagaaaactaaaaacgcagaatcgtagaagatgacaatatcttctagagtgcagaatttgaataagatcgtaatattattatagccagcatcaagaaaacaatttcattttttctcgccctgtctctctctaacacacacgtagcatagccggctttgcttagagtaaaacattagcgcctagatctcagagactataaaagctagagcaaccaaatttggtatccacactcctaatatatcggaccgagacgagtttgtttcaaaatttcgccaaacccccttccgcccccgcaatggatgaaaatctggggatattcacaaatctcagagactattaaggctagagtaaccaaatttggtatccgcactcctgttagatctcactataaaacgtatatctcagaatttcgccccacccccttccgcccccacaaagaacgaaaatctgttgcatccacaatattaagaatacgaaaaaactaaaaacgcagaatcatagataatgatcatatatatcagattgctgaatctggatcagatcagatcatttttatagccaaaaggaacaaatcaatttgcactggctacgcagcacccgacgtcacgctcagactgattttctgtcgctctcgcacgcactccttgtcgtgtcgtttaatattagcggcgtctgccggaggagagccatactgacttagtatcgggtataaccgtagagttgcggtgtccgcagcaactcacaacgttccccctcgtttatttattatacccgatactcaaaatgagtattggggtatattagatttgtggtaaaagtggatgtgtgtaaggtccagaaggaatcgtttccgaccccataaagtatatatattcttgatcagcatcaatagccgagtcgattgagccatgtctgtctgtccgtctgtccgtcgttcgtccgtctgtccgtctgtccgtccccttcagcgcgtagtgctcaaagactgtaggagctagagcaacgatgttttgtatccagacttctgtgatatgtcactgctacacaaatatttcaaaacttcgccccgcccacttccgcctccacaaaggacgaaaatctgtggcatccacatttttaaagatacgaaaaaaccaaaaacgcagaatcgtagaggatgactatatgttttagaatgtaagatctcaaccagatcgtataattattattgccagaatcaagaaaacaatttcattctttctcgctctgtctctctctaacacacaggtttcatggtcggttttgccaattgcaaaatatgagttcaaggatctcagaacctataagagccagagcaaccaaatttggtatccacattcctgtgatatcggaccttgaccgtttcgtgtccaaatttcgccacacccccttccgcccccccaaaggacgaaaatctggggcatccacaaatctcagagactattaaggctagagtaaccaaatttggtatccgcacttctgttagatctcactacaaaacg is part of the Drosophila miranda strain MSH22 chromosome Y unlocalized genomic scaffold, D.miranda_PacBio2.1 Contig_Y1_pilon, whole genome shotgun sequence genome and harbors:
- the LOC108157965 gene encoding uncharacterized protein LOC108157965, whose protein sequence is MFTKIIRNCGHVYLKSGYPSGSGAVPQRVLHNWDRQHAEHEQRKKAIPRLVYLHNPWKYLVTKFNLWKLRWLWDPEFNESEFIEGSKQAAIVVTDIIRQQSPEKMSTYTTPVGFQQITRDMLLSRNDNRLQLIRFQREHLRRAIPMKVARRQSFGRRYAFIDVLFVGLRNTKDFDSASEVVEVNELVRRMDRELRTPRDVVSVPHRIVFAEIFIRFRRDYTEDARRNFETKDHMAQSGYPFTHHFSAPLTPKAALSKSLVPPPPTDALARSTHNPATAPLTPTGRIVPRSGDTDWSVSFYKILTFDVLNYDPDHKRRQR